DNA from Brachionichthys hirsutus isolate HB-005 unplaced genomic scaffold, CSIRO-AGI_Bhir_v1 contig_786, whole genome shotgun sequence:
CAAGTGCAATCGTGGTAAATATGTTACAATATCCGGTCTTTGCAGAAACATGCACAGAACATGAGCGTACAACGGACCCAcagactgaaaaacaaaacatgcccagagggttaaaaaaaaaaaaagattcttctTCAGATATTGTTCACCCAGAATTACACATCTgtcaataatgtaataaaaaaagtcaaaggTGCAAGAGGAAATGGTTTCCAGCCAAAGTGAATGTTGCATAAGGGATATGAACAACATTGTTGGCTGCGTGTTGTCCGCTAAATAACCTAAACTGCTGTTGATCCACAGTCTCCAAAATACAGCATTAAAAATAGAAGAGACAGACTGGGCAACAGCAGCAGGCGTCTCACTCGTATGCATCAATCTGTGCTGTATTTCTCCTCAGTATTTTACATGGTACTTACACTATACAGGAATATACATCTTCTGCCCATCAAACGTCTTACGAAAAAAGGAAACGCAGCAAAAAGAAACGCAGCTTAGCCCAATGCCTGAACCTTCCCAACAAGGTTACATGCAGGGTCGAGAACAGCAACGATGAGCTTCAAGGGAAATACTGAAACAGCATATAATCTCCATAGAAACCACAGTTGTAGTAACGTCAGCAGTTCTGCCAAGTGTTGCTCAaaataccccccctcccccccccattccagATGGGGACTTTATAACTGCTCAAACTCTGTCACTCTTCCCTGAACTTTTATATCTAGCCTCGACATAAAAGAACTTTTATTTACAGAattcagcaaaaaaagaaaaaaggtaacAACCAATGAAATCCTTCATCTCCTACTCATCAATTGACATCACTTGAAATCCAGACAGTGAtttagtcatttattttttccttggCGCCCCTGATAAAATGTTTCGTTTCTTCTTGGTTCTAATTTATACGTCCAAACATCCGATGACCCAAATCCCCTTCTGAAACCACATCATGAGACGGTCGACCCCCACTGAGCTGTGAACCCACTGCATCCTTCTGAGACATAAATGTGTGCAGATTCTTGTCTTAGCAGGGCGACCTCCGGCTGTAGAAGGCAACGTTCCGCTCAAACAACGTCAGACAGATCTAAGCCGAGGGACCAGAGCTGTGCGGGATCGGCTGGACGAGGGCGGAGGCGCTGGGGGGTCCCGGAGTGGCAACTGTTGGTGCAGCAGGCGGGGAGCCGGTCTGTACCTGGGCCTGGAACAGGGCCATCTGCTCTGGGCTAGCCAGCGTCTTCAATAAAGTGTTCTCCTGCTCCAACTGAGAGTTGCGCTCAATCAGCTCCTTGATCTGCTCCTTGAGAACTTCCACCTCCTCGCGCACAGCGTACATCAGGTGACTCTTCACCAGGTCCTGAGACGGGCAGAAACAGAGGTTAACCCACTTCATTAAATCAACAAACTCAGAGAAACGAAAACTCGTGCACGGAAACAAAGGCTTCTCGGTCTTATCCAACCAATTTCACCCAGTTTTCCGTGTCTCAGATTTTCCAAGATGTCCAGAGAACAAACACGCATCAAATAGATGTAGCTTCATtaacacaaacatgcaaagaTATATTCTTTGACCAAAACTGTGATGTAGTTTCAATAAATTAGAGCTTATCTAGTGTAGATATAGAATGTTTTATAAACAATGGTGTTGGAAAATTGGAAGTGGAATAATGTGGAACGACCTTGCCTTGTAgccagaaaatgtaataattaattaaataaaatgcattacaCCAATAATAAAGTGCTGACTATATCTTTACTACCAGAATCTAATCTAGAAATGTATATAATTTAAATGACAATACAAAGAACTgaatattcaaataaaataaaataaacccgAACTAAAAAATAATGATGCTGATGATCAGAACCGATCGAGACCTTTTCTGCTCTGATGATAGTGAAACAGAATAAATACATCCGGGGGGGAGACTCGTTTATAACCCCGCCCACATTTAGGTGTGGGCCAATCAGAGGTGAGATATATGACCAGGATTATAAGCCTGCCAGTTTGCCTAGCAACAGGGCTGACGGCAGCCACAATAAcagagtgaaagagaaaataggacttgttttgttttctggacAAAAGGCTAAACatcaaaaagcaaataaaacgAGACAAAATGGTATAGCAACgatttgtgtgcgtgtggggggctCACAACGTTCTCATAATGGATTATTTGACTTAGCTTTTGTGTGAAGCTCGATGCTAACAGGGACACGTTCACATAACCGGTCCTACAACTATGAAATAAAATGGCCAGCAAAATACCACTACGTGTCTCTATTGTACCAAGTACACAATGCCAGGGAGGaggcacacaaaacaaacaaaagggatAGAAGAAGCTATATTGCAGTGAGTCTCCGGTAACATCCCACTTAGTTTAATTATCTGGGCTAAGAACCCATCTACCAGACATTTCCCAAAGTGCAAAGGTTTTATACTCACCATCGCTTGCTCAATCTTGTTGTCAATGGCAACAACGCTGGCTCCCGACGAACtgcaaaaaagagaaatgaaaacattttgaatataGATCCGTAAGGCTTTTTGCCTCTGGAAACGCATTAAAACGGGTTCACTGTGGAATGTGCCCAACAACGCCTTTATGCTATTGTGGCCTTTGAGTGTAGCATCCATTGCAGCAGGGTACATTACTGCAGGTGAGGGGGGGTATAATAGaaacacgccgctagcacagtaaagacacgccgctagcacagtaaagacacgccgctagcacagtaaagacacgccgctagcgcagtaaagacacgccgctagcgcagtaaagacacgccgctagcgcaatacagacacgccgctagcacagtaaagacacgccgctagcacagtaaagacacgccgctagcacagtaaagacacgccgctagcacagtaaagacacgccgctagcgcaataaaaacacgccgctagcacagtaaagacacgccgctagcacagtaaagacacgccgctagcacagtaaagacacgccgctagcacagtaaagacacgccgctagcgcaataaaaacacgccgctagcacagtaaagacacgccgctagcgcagtaaagacacggagctagcgCAATacagacacgccgctagcacggtaaagacacggagctagcacaataaagacacgccgctagcacagtaaagacacgccgctagcgcagtaaagacacggagctagcgCAATacagacacgccgctagcacggtaaagacacgccgctacCGCAATacagacacgccgctagcacggtaaagacacggagctagcacaatagaGACACGCCGCtggcacaataaaaacacggagctagcacaataaagacacggagctagcacaataaagacacggagctagcacaataaagacacggacCTAGCACAATAAAGggacggagctagcacaataaaaacacggagctagcacaataaagacacggagctagcacaataaagacacggagctagcacaataaaaacacgccgctagcacagtaaagacacgccgctagcacggtaaagacacgccgctacCGCAATacagacacgccgctagcacggtaaagacacggagctagcacaataaagacacgccgttagcacaataaaaacacggagctagcacaataaagacacggagctagcacaataaagacacggagctagcacaataaagacacggacCTAGCACAATAAAGggacggagctagcacaataaaaacacggagctagcacaataaagacacggagctagcacaataaagacacggagctagcacaataaaaacacgccgctagcacaataaagacacggagctagcacaataaagacacggagctagcacaataaaaacacgccgctagcacaataaagacacgccgctagcacaataaagacacgccgctagcacaataaagacacggacctagcacagtaaagacacggagctagcacaataaagacacgccgctagcacaataaaaacacggagctagcacaataaagacacacagctagcacaataaagacacggagctagcacagtaaagacacggagctagcacaataaaaacacggagctagcacaataaagacacggagctagcacagtaaaaacacggagctagcacagtaaagacacggagctagcacaataaagacacgccgctagcacagtaaaaacacgccgctagcacaataaaaacacggagctagcacaataaaaacacggagctagcacaataaagacacggagctagcacagtaaaaacacgccgctagcacaataaaaacacggagctagcacaataaagacacggagctagcacaataaagacacggagctagcacaataaaaacacgccgctagcacaataaagacacggagctagcacaataaagacacggagctagcacaataaaaacacgctGCTAGCACACAGCCAGCACACAGCGTTTACCTCTTGTCGAGGCCGACGTGCTCTGCGCTCAGCAACGACGACAGAAACGAGATGGAGAAATGTCTCAACTGGCAGACGCCTAGATCCATGGCCGCGGTGTAGCACGACGAATTCATGCTGGCCATGTTTCACAGCGCCGTGTCGCGCCCCGACCTCCACACGACACACTCCGCGACgaacatccacacacacgcacgctatTCTCTGCTACGAGGAAGCCTCACGCACCGGCCGCAGTGGTGCGAATTACGATCCAAGGTCAGCTCATCTCaaccggacacacacacaaacacgcgaaCCTGCGGCTCGGGACAAAACAGCATAATTTACCCTGACGTCGAACCGAAAGACCC
Protein-coding regions in this window:
- the LOC137916328 gene encoding TSC22 domain family protein 1-like, translated to MASMNSSCYTAAMDLGVCQLRHFSISFLSSLLSAEHVGLDKSSSGASVVAIDNKIEQAMDLVKSHLMYAVREEVEVLKEQIKELIERNSQLEQENTLLKTLASPEQMALFQAQVQTGSPPAAPTVATPGPPSASALVQPIPHSSGPSA